In one window of Pseudoalteromonas espejiana DSM 9414 DNA:
- a CDS encoding mechanosensitive ion channel family protein: MTNTHLQELIAPWFEKVPDANLFSALAAAAIGIFTLLVVYLFTRRLMLPGIQKAVTRLSPERIGLLSPLLTKLNKRIAGMLCSVLFLATFDSVYPVNELTAEILKTIGQGILIIHVGFIFSSIVSIAGAIYNQLDFAREVPIQGLLQVVKLITFIVCAILIVSIVLEKSPTYILSGFGAIAAVTLLVFKDTILGFVASIQIAANRLVTYGDWIQVENYGADGEVIDLGLNTVKVRNWDNTITTIPTYMLVAGSFKNWRGMQESGGRRIKRSLNIDMHSICLVSDEFRKQIDAAIPLHEYIRVASLPDPVSNLGLFRRYAEGYLKQHNRINTSLTLMVRELQPMNHGLPIEFYCFSEDKRWISYEHLQAEIMDHLLAVLPVFGLRAYQSVSGQLSPPNTQQTDKPTFKVMANSAGQDPQ, from the coding sequence ATGACCAACACGCATTTACAGGAGTTAATAGCTCCTTGGTTTGAAAAAGTCCCCGATGCTAATTTATTTAGCGCATTAGCAGCTGCCGCTATTGGTATTTTTACGCTGTTAGTGGTGTATTTATTTACCCGCCGTTTAATGCTTCCTGGTATTCAAAAGGCTGTAACCCGCTTATCTCCAGAGCGTATTGGTTTACTCTCGCCTTTACTTACCAAACTGAATAAGCGCATTGCAGGCATGCTGTGTAGTGTACTTTTTTTAGCAACATTTGATAGCGTGTATCCGGTTAATGAGCTTACTGCCGAAATACTAAAAACAATAGGCCAAGGCATACTTATTATTCATGTAGGCTTTATTTTTAGTAGTATTGTGAGCATTGCAGGTGCTATTTATAACCAATTAGATTTTGCCCGCGAAGTACCAATACAGGGGCTATTGCAGGTAGTTAAGCTTATTACTTTTATTGTGTGTGCAATATTAATTGTGAGCATAGTGCTTGAAAAGTCTCCTACTTATATTCTCTCTGGTTTTGGTGCCATAGCCGCCGTTACCTTATTAGTATTTAAAGACACCATTTTAGGCTTTGTAGCGAGTATTCAAATTGCGGCAAACAGGCTGGTTACTTACGGCGATTGGATCCAAGTAGAAAACTACGGCGCAGATGGCGAAGTAATAGATTTAGGCCTAAATACGGTAAAAGTACGTAACTGGGATAACACCATAACTACTATACCTACTTATATGCTGGTAGCTGGCTCGTTTAAAAACTGGCGCGGAATGCAAGAATCAGGCGGCCGACGTATTAAGCGCTCTCTTAACATAGACATGCACAGCATTTGCTTAGTGAGCGATGAATTTAGAAAACAAATTGATGCGGCTATTCCGCTGCACGAATATATACGTGTTGCCTCACTGCCTGATCCGGTTTCTAACTTAGGGCTGTTTCGTCGTTACGCCGAGGGCTATTTAAAGCAGCACAACAGAATAAATACCTCACTTACCCTGATGGTGCGTGAGCTTCAGCCAATGAACCATGGCTTACCTATTGAGTTTTATTGCTTTAGTGAAGACAAACGCTGGATTTCTTACGAGCACTTACAAGCCGAAATTATGGACCATTTGCTTGCAGTACTGCCAGTGTTTGGCCTAAGAGCGTACCAAAGTGTTAGCGGGCAGTTAAGCCCGCCAAATACGCAGCAAACCGATAAGCCAACGTTTAAAGTAATGGCAAATAGTGCTGGGCAAGACCCACAATAA
- a CDS encoding acyltransferase, with product MSVIRSVLSIILYTINTLIWFVPIFVCGLLKLIPIQPMQKLLSWVAKQCATIWVSVNSLNQRLFTPTKINVTGLEETKLKDWYLVIANHQSWVDILVLQRVFNRKIPFLNFFLKKELIYVPILGLCWWALDFPFMTRTSKAQLKKNPKLRGKDIETTRKACEKFKEMPVSIVNFVEGTRFTEQKHARQNSPFPHLLKPKAGGIAFVMQAMGEQISKVVNVTIHYPDSIPTFMDFAGGKVKQINVHVDIRPVSKELIGDYTGDSEFRVGFQSELNRLWEEKEQTLQQLEQNNK from the coding sequence ATGTCAGTTATTCGCAGTGTATTAAGTATTATTCTTTACACAATAAACACACTAATTTGGTTTGTGCCTATTTTTGTTTGTGGGTTATTAAAGTTAATTCCTATTCAGCCTATGCAAAAGCTTTTAAGCTGGGTTGCTAAGCAGTGTGCCACTATTTGGGTGTCGGTTAATAGCCTTAACCAACGTTTATTTACGCCAACAAAAATTAATGTTACCGGCCTTGAAGAAACCAAATTAAAAGACTGGTACTTAGTTATTGCTAACCATCAAAGCTGGGTAGATATATTAGTACTGCAACGCGTATTTAATCGTAAAATTCCATTTTTAAACTTCTTTTTGAAAAAAGAGCTGATTTACGTGCCAATTTTAGGCTTATGCTGGTGGGCGCTCGACTTCCCATTTATGACCCGCACTAGCAAGGCGCAGCTTAAAAAGAACCCTAAATTACGCGGTAAAGATATAGAGACAACTCGTAAAGCCTGCGAAAAATTTAAAGAAATGCCGGTAAGTATTGTTAACTTTGTAGAAGGCACACGCTTTACAGAGCAAAAACATGCACGCCAAAACAGTCCTTTTCCTCATTTACTTAAGCCAAAAGCCGGTGGTATTGCGTTTGTAATGCAAGCCATGGGTGAGCAAATTTCTAAAGTAGTTAATGTGACTATTCACTACCCTGATAGCATTCCTACATTTATGGATTTTGCAGGCGGTAAAGTAAAGCAAATTAACGTGCATGTAGATATACGCCCTGTAAGCAAAGAGCTTATTGGTGATTACACTGGCGACTCTGAATTTAGAGTGGGCTTTCAAAGTGAGCTAAACCGTTTATGGGAAGAAAAAGAGCAAACTCTTCAGCAGCTTGAACAAAATAATAAGTAA
- the chrA gene encoding chromate efflux transporter has protein sequence MLLAIFRQFFLLGCMSFGGPAAHLGYFKRHFVDTLNWLTDTRYAQLISLSQALPGPGSSQVGFAIGVERAGLLGGITAFIAFTLPSFLIMLLLAVSAHQFDAVYFAVIAGLKLFAVVIVADATLSMAKSFCTNYVLKLLAVLSTLALIFMPMLGTQIAILVIAATVGAIWPMLKLAQSSPPDSNKSKVNWIALSLFVLLLAISFIPLGQNANVFAAFYQAGAMVFGGGHVVLPILQAGLPALSDDPFLSAYASAQAVPGPMFTIATYLGAQLTTEQPLVGAIIATLLIFTPGFLLMLAFQKSWLNLANKPRFASSIAALNASVVGFLAAALYSPIWTSAVHNLWQVGLVIAAFAWLRFKKPPIWWLLITFIIVGLAQHYLPLL, from the coding sequence ATGTTATTAGCTATTTTTAGGCAGTTTTTTTTACTTGGCTGCATGAGTTTTGGTGGCCCCGCCGCACATTTAGGGTATTTTAAACGTCACTTTGTAGATACATTAAATTGGCTAACCGATACTCGCTATGCCCAATTAATTAGTTTAAGCCAAGCATTGCCAGGGCCGGGCTCTAGCCAAGTTGGGTTTGCTATAGGAGTAGAACGAGCTGGCCTATTAGGGGGTATTACCGCATTTATTGCATTTACTCTCCCTTCCTTTTTAATCATGTTATTACTAGCTGTAAGTGCACATCAGTTTGACGCTGTTTATTTTGCGGTTATTGCGGGGTTAAAGTTATTTGCAGTAGTTATTGTGGCCGATGCCACGTTGAGCATGGCTAAAAGCTTTTGTACTAATTATGTTTTAAAGCTATTAGCAGTACTAAGTACATTGGCGCTAATATTTATGCCTATGCTGGGCACGCAAATAGCTATTTTAGTTATTGCAGCCACCGTTGGCGCTATTTGGCCTATGCTCAAACTTGCTCAATCAAGTCCCCCTGACAGTAATAAAAGTAAGGTAAATTGGATTGCTTTAAGCCTATTTGTACTCTTACTGGCTATTAGCTTTATACCCTTAGGTCAAAATGCCAATGTGTTTGCTGCTTTTTATCAGGCTGGTGCAATGGTGTTTGGTGGCGGACACGTTGTATTACCAATACTACAAGCAGGCTTACCCGCACTAAGCGACGATCCATTTTTAAGTGCTTATGCCAGTGCACAGGCAGTGCCTGGGCCTATGTTTACCATTGCGACCTATTTAGGCGCGCAGTTAACCACAGAGCAGCCATTAGTGGGCGCTATTATTGCTACGCTTCTTATATTTACGCCGGGCTTTTTATTAATGCTCGCGTTTCAAAAAAGCTGGTTAAACTTGGCTAATAAGCCGCGTTTTGCAAGCTCTATTGCTGCACTTAATGCTTCGGTAGTGGGGTTTTTAGCGGCTGCACTGTATTCGCCAATTTGGACATCGGCAGTACATAACTTATGGCAAGTAGGGTTAGTTATTGCTGCATTTGCTTGGCTACGATTTAAAAAGCCACCTATTTGGTGGCTTTTAATTACATTTATTATTGTGGGTCTTGCCCAGCACTATTTGCCATTACTTTAA
- a CDS encoding acetyltransferase, translating into MLKKWLPNWLNGLIVGCVLFFNVIIFGSLVLLLGLVKLVLPFKLTNTLLHTAYRGWCNGNRLGLWLGCPNISINIKGDINAQSWYLLISNHMSWLDIVVLSSINVLPAPKFFLKDELKYVPFIGTGAWAMGMPFMKRVTKAQLAKNPKLKGLDVERTKNSCRHFRANPTTIINFVEGTRYTAQKHTEQQSPFNHLLKPKAGGIAFALEVLSSQFDAMLNTSLVYQGKTSHVCRNILKGELESIYVSVDVHPINEQMIGSYQTDPAFKASFQQYVNQLWVSKDQQLTAIYAQQSTPEPLLSKEIETP; encoded by the coding sequence ATGCTAAAAAAGTGGTTACCAAATTGGCTAAATGGCTTAATTGTAGGCTGCGTATTATTTTTTAATGTAATTATTTTTGGCTCCTTAGTTTTACTACTGGGTTTAGTAAAGCTGGTACTGCCTTTTAAACTAACAAATACTTTATTACATACAGCATATCGTGGCTGGTGTAATGGCAACCGGCTAGGGTTGTGGCTTGGCTGCCCTAACATAAGCATTAATATAAAAGGCGATATAAACGCGCAAAGCTGGTACTTACTTATAAGTAACCACATGAGCTGGTTAGATATAGTTGTACTTAGCTCTATTAATGTTTTACCAGCACCAAAGTTTTTTTTAAAAGATGAATTAAAATATGTGCCTTTTATTGGCACCGGCGCATGGGCCATGGGCATGCCTTTTATGAAGCGTGTAACTAAGGCGCAGCTTGCAAAAAATCCTAAATTAAAAGGCCTTGATGTAGAGCGTACCAAAAATAGTTGCCGTCACTTTCGCGCTAATCCCACCACCATTATCAACTTTGTTGAAGGTACACGCTACACCGCACAAAAGCATACTGAGCAGCAAAGCCCGTTTAATCATTTATTAAAGCCCAAAGCTGGCGGCATTGCCTTTGCGCTAGAAGTATTAAGCTCACAATTTGACGCCATGCTAAATACCAGCTTGGTGTATCAGGGTAAAACAAGCCATGTATGCCGTAATATTTTAAAAGGTGAGTTAGAATCTATTTATGTATCGGTTGATGTGCACCCAATTAATGAGCAAATGATTGGCAGTTACCAAACAGACCCAGCATTTAAAGCGTCTTTTCAGCAATATGTTAATCAACTATGGGTAAGTAAGGATCAGCAACTTACTGCTATTTATGCCCAACAAAGCACACCAGAACCCTTACTCAGCAAGGAAATAGAAACACCATGA
- a CDS encoding LysE family translocator: protein MTFSVWLSLAAICMMGAMSPGPSLAVVLKHSLNGSMKNGMLAALSHGTGVGLYAGASLLGLGALMTQFPTVYQILVYLGAAYLAYLGIKILLAKPSNNELEVQKSEGSAAKALQDGFAIAFLNPKLAIFFLALFSQFIDPQNLTLSIGIIMCLTVFVIDTGWYLLVALLTEVSKNRFGFTKQNPWLDKILGIIFIALAIRVIISV, encoded by the coding sequence ATGACATTTTCAGTATGGTTAAGCCTAGCGGCTATTTGCATGATGGGCGCAATGTCGCCAGGGCCAAGTTTGGCGGTGGTTTTAAAGCACTCACTTAACGGCAGTATGAAAAATGGTATGCTTGCCGCACTCAGCCATGGTACAGGCGTTGGCTTGTATGCCGGCGCATCGTTATTAGGGTTAGGCGCTTTAATGACGCAGTTTCCAACTGTTTATCAAATACTTGTTTACTTAGGTGCGGCCTATTTGGCGTATTTAGGCATAAAAATATTGCTAGCAAAACCAAGTAATAACGAACTTGAAGTACAAAAAAGTGAGGGAAGTGCAGCTAAAGCATTACAAGATGGCTTTGCCATTGCATTTTTAAACCCAAAACTCGCTATTTTCTTTTTAGCTTTGTTCTCACAGTTTATTGACCCGCAAAACCTTACTTTAAGCATTGGTATTATTATGTGCTTAACGGTATTTGTAATTGATACCGGCTGGTATTTACTAGTGGCGTTACTGACAGAGGTTTCAAAAAACCGCTTTGGTTTTACCAAGCAAAACCCATGGCTTGATAAAATATTGGGGATTATATTTATTGCCCTGGCGATACGAGTAATTATTAGCGTGTGA
- a CDS encoding DUF3224 domain-containing protein → MTTTTISGEFNVNLAPIEGYASGQNGINLGRMSIDKTFKGSLIATSQGEMLSAMTPTQGSAGYVAMEQVIGELEGKKGSFVLQHFGTMDKGQDSLILNVIPDSGTHELEGLTGSMKIRIEQGIHHYDFEYTL, encoded by the coding sequence ATGACTACTACAACCATAAGTGGAGAATTTAATGTAAATCTAGCCCCCATAGAAGGCTACGCAAGCGGCCAAAATGGTATTAATTTAGGGCGTATGTCGATAGATAAAACTTTTAAAGGTAGCTTAATTGCCACCAGCCAAGGCGAAATGCTAAGCGCCATGACACCCACTCAAGGCAGTGCCGGTTATGTTGCTATGGAGCAAGTAATAGGCGAGCTTGAAGGCAAAAAAGGCAGCTTTGTATTGCAGCATTTTGGTACAATGGATAAAGGCCAAGATAGCCTAATTTTAAACGTAATTCCCGATTCAGGCACTCATGAGCTAGAAGGGTTAACGGGCAGTATGAAAATACGTATTGAGCAAGGGATTCACCACTACGATTTTGAATACACGTTATAA
- a CDS encoding MipA/OmpV family protein, which translates to MKNSIRILVGTLTLCSITAQAESQFSLGGGVISTSSPYAGTDSETLFLPIITYEGERLSFRGLSLDYKLVEEQGFNWSLVLEPGDNFDTSDSDLAAIKALDDRKLSLYAGTKVSYSAGFGKISASATHDVIGHGDGAKFKTNYSYPIKLSKQLMLIPSVGVELNSSDVSNYYYGVAPGESTTYAPYELGSTVNYNAGLFLMYYINKNWNVNAMVNYQQLDSDIEDSPIIDTDSTTTVMMSVNYRF; encoded by the coding sequence ATGAAAAACTCAATACGGATATTAGTTGGCACTCTAACGCTTTGCAGTATTACTGCTCAGGCTGAGTCGCAGTTTTCATTAGGGGGCGGCGTTATTTCTACCAGTTCCCCTTATGCGGGAACCGACAGTGAAACACTATTTTTACCTATCATTACCTACGAAGGTGAAAGACTTAGTTTTAGAGGTTTGTCACTTGATTATAAATTAGTGGAGGAGCAAGGTTTTAACTGGTCATTAGTTTTAGAGCCAGGCGATAATTTTGATACCTCAGATTCAGACCTTGCAGCTATTAAAGCCTTAGACGACAGAAAACTGTCTCTTTATGCTGGCACTAAGGTTAGCTACTCTGCGGGTTTTGGTAAAATAAGTGCAAGTGCTACTCATGATGTAATAGGCCACGGTGATGGCGCTAAATTTAAAACCAATTACAGTTACCCTATTAAGCTATCTAAGCAATTAATGCTTATTCCTTCTGTGGGTGTTGAGCTAAATAGCAGTGATGTATCTAACTATTATTATGGTGTCGCACCCGGTGAATCAACCACCTATGCGCCTTACGAACTTGGTTCTACAGTTAACTACAATGCGGGTTTATTTTTAATGTATTACATTAATAAAAACTGGAACGTAAACGCAATGGTTAACTATCAACAGCTTGATTCTGACATTGAAGACTCACCCATTATTGATACCGATAGCACCACTACCGTTATGATGTCGGTTAACTATCGTTTTTAA
- the speA gene encoding biosynthetic arginine decarboxylase has translation MTWGLETARATYNVAHWSDGYFDINAQGELVAYPDGDQSKNAISLTQLTEQFKQQGLTLPVLVRFTDILKNRVDTLTNAFTLAQSSREYQGKYTCVYPIKVNQQRSVVSKLLAHPSGLVGLEAGSKPELMAILGVADKPITIVCNGYKDSEFLRLACIGQAMGHSVKIVVEKLSELTTLLEEIDNLGIEPAIGIRIRLNSVGKGKWQNTGGEKGKFGLTAGQVLSAVEVLKKHNKLHLMQMVHFHIGSQIANIRDIHRALRECARHFAELTQLGVPLNTVDVGGGLGVDYEGSGSRSACSMNYTVEEYARNVVNAFAEVCDQHSLTHPAIITESGRALTAHHAVLITDVIDVEKAPNHPNPEPPLKNSALVLDEMWQCLQRLNPRMALEIYHDAMHLFSEAHDQYVHGLVSMLEWAKIEQLYFTILHRVRASLSNNARAHREVLDDLHEKLADKLFVNFSLFQSLPDVWGIEQLFPVMPIENLDKPLTQRAIIQDITCDSDGQIREYVEGAGIETSLPIPEYQHGEQYHIAMFMVGAYQEILGDLHNLFGDTDSVHVELNDDGYVLTNAIKGDSVKDVLKFVDYDSAILAQNFELLINKLAVSEQCKAGYLAELNAGLEGYTYFED, from the coding sequence ATGACTTGGGGTTTAGAAACAGCACGCGCTACATATAATGTTGCTCATTGGAGCGATGGCTATTTTGATATTAACGCACAAGGCGAGTTGGTAGCCTACCCAGATGGCGACCAATCTAAAAATGCGATTTCTTTAACGCAGCTAACAGAGCAGTTTAAGCAACAAGGCTTAACTTTGCCGGTATTGGTACGCTTTACCGATATTTTAAAAAACCGCGTTGATACACTTACCAATGCTTTTACACTTGCGCAAAGTAGCCGTGAATACCAAGGTAAATATACTTGTGTTTACCCAATAAAAGTAAATCAGCAGCGCTCTGTTGTAAGTAAATTACTTGCCCACCCAAGTGGGCTGGTAGGCCTTGAGGCTGGCTCTAAACCAGAGCTTATGGCTATTTTAGGCGTTGCCGATAAACCCATTACGATTGTATGTAATGGCTACAAAGACAGTGAATTTTTACGCTTAGCTTGTATAGGCCAAGCCATGGGGCACAGCGTAAAAATAGTGGTCGAAAAACTATCAGAACTTACCACCTTACTTGAAGAAATAGATAACCTAGGCATAGAGCCTGCTATTGGTATTCGTATTCGCTTAAACTCGGTAGGCAAAGGTAAATGGCAAAATACTGGTGGTGAAAAAGGCAAATTTGGCTTAACCGCAGGCCAAGTGCTAAGTGCCGTTGAGGTGCTTAAAAAGCATAACAAATTGCATTTAATGCAAATGGTGCATTTTCATATAGGTTCTCAAATTGCCAACATACGTGACATACACCGTGCCCTGCGCGAATGTGCGCGCCACTTTGCTGAGCTTACTCAGTTAGGTGTGCCGCTTAATACGGTTGATGTAGGCGGTGGTTTAGGCGTTGATTACGAAGGGTCAGGCTCTCGTAGTGCGTGCTCGATGAACTACACCGTAGAAGAATACGCACGTAACGTAGTCAATGCCTTTGCTGAGGTGTGCGATCAGCATAGCTTAACGCATCCCGCTATTATTACTGAATCTGGGCGTGCTTTAACGGCGCATCATGCGGTTTTAATTACCGATGTAATAGATGTAGAAAAAGCGCCAAATCATCCAAACCCAGAGCCACCACTTAAAAATAGCGCGTTAGTGCTTGATGAAATGTGGCAATGCTTGCAGCGCTTAAACCCACGCATGGCACTGGAAATTTACCATGATGCAATGCACCTATTTAGCGAAGCGCACGACCAGTACGTACATGGTTTAGTGAGCATGTTAGAGTGGGCCAAAATTGAGCAGCTATATTTTACTATTTTACACCGTGTGCGTGCTTCATTAAGTAACAATGCGCGCGCTCATCGCGAAGTGCTCGACGACCTTCACGAAAAGTTAGCCGATAAGCTATTTGTTAACTTTTCACTATTTCAGTCGTTACCTGATGTATGGGGTATTGAGCAATTATTTCCGGTTATGCCAATCGAAAACCTTGATAAGCCACTTACCCAGCGTGCAATTATTCAAGATATTACCTGTGATTCTGACGGGCAAATTCGTGAATACGTAGAAGGTGCGGGCATAGAAACCAGCTTACCTATACCTGAGTATCAACATGGTGAGCAATACCATATAGCTATGTTTATGGTAGGGGCTTACCAAGAGATTTTAGGTGACCTACATAACCTATTTGGTGACACCGATTCAGTACATGTTGAGCTAAACGATGACGGTTATGTATTAACCAATGCCATTAAAGGTGATAGCGTTAAGGATGTATTAAAGTTTGTTGACTATGATAGCGCCATTTTGGCACAAAACTTTGAATTATTGATTAACAAACTAGCAGTGTCTGAGCAGTGTAAAGCGGGCTATTTAGCAGAGCTTAATGCCGGACTTGAAGGTTACACCTACTTCGAAGACTAA
- a CDS encoding OmpA family protein yields the protein MTLTKSLISASVIAVLLSGCEMNNTGKGAAIGAAAGGVLGKATSNHKDKRIFIGAAIGALAGAAVGNYMDKQEEAFRDELAGSGVEVVREGDNLRLVMPSNITFATDQSYISSGFNDTLDAIAKVMNKYEKTYLSIEGHTDSTGKNSYNMNLSRERAQSVKNYLVNQQIMAERVSTMGYGETRPIATNDSANGRAQNRRVEIQIVPNTED from the coding sequence ATGACATTAACTAAATCACTAATAAGTGCATCAGTTATTGCAGTATTACTTAGCGGCTGTGAAATGAATAACACCGGCAAAGGCGCGGCTATTGGCGCAGCAGCGGGTGGCGTATTAGGCAAAGCAACAAGTAACCACAAAGATAAACGTATTTTTATAGGCGCTGCCATTGGCGCACTAGCAGGCGCAGCAGTTGGTAACTACATGGATAAGCAAGAAGAAGCATTTCGTGATGAGCTTGCAGGCTCTGGTGTGGAAGTTGTACGCGAAGGCGATAACTTACGTTTAGTTATGCCATCTAATATTACCTTTGCGACCGACCAATCTTATATTTCGTCTGGCTTTAACGACACCTTAGATGCGATTGCTAAAGTGATGAACAAATACGAAAAAACCTACCTGAGTATTGAAGGCCACACAGATAGCACAGGTAAAAATAGCTACAACATGAACCTATCGCGTGAGCGTGCTCAAAGCGTTAAAAACTACTTAGTTAATCAGCAAATTATGGCTGAGCGTGTAAGTACTATGGGTTATGGCGAAACACGTCCAATTGCGACTAACGATAGCGCAAATGGCCGTGCTCAAAACCGCCGTGTAGAAATTCAAATAGTACCAAACACTGAAGATTAG
- a CDS encoding ABC transporter transmembrane domain-containing protein yields the protein MSKTTPKPEKAAFSSLLPIFAFIKPYKWMVVAALAALLVTAGVNLSLGQGVKFVIDHGFIAGSQAQLQQAVLVLIGLISLLAVGTFSRFYLMSWIGERVSNDIRKAVFNRIVTLHPSYFEENRSGELMSRLTTDTTLLQSIIGSSFSMALRSALMLVGGLVMLLVTNLKLTLVVVACVPLVLVPMMVFGKKVRKLASSSQDAIADISTYAGEIIQNIKVVQSYSHEAQEQHAFALETEKAFSVAKSRIKQRSFLIAAVIFLTFSAISAMLWVGGSDVLAGTMTGGELGAFVFYAIMVAMSVATVAEVYGELQRAAGAAARLLELLAVKSEIENPITSQDDELLVNTNSPAIELENISFNYPSRPDVSALNKISLTIEQGKTVAIVGPSGAGKTTLFELLQRFYDPAHGAIRFHDVNIKDLSLNVLRGKMGMVAQNPILFSSDVMHNIRYGNPNATDEQVYAAAKHAHADEFIKHLPQGYNSFLGEQGVRLSGGQKQRIVLARAILKDPEILLLDEATSALDAQSEHHVQAALEHLMQNRTTLIIAHRLATVKHADVIVVMENGEIKATGSHQQLLASSPLYQRLCELQFNKN from the coding sequence ATGTCAAAAACAACACCTAAGCCCGAAAAAGCCGCCTTTAGTAGTTTATTACCTATTTTTGCGTTTATTAAACCGTATAAATGGATGGTCGTAGCGGCGCTTGCTGCCCTTTTAGTCACAGCCGGTGTTAACTTATCGTTAGGGCAAGGCGTTAAATTTGTTATAGATCATGGGTTTATTGCAGGCTCCCAAGCCCAGTTGCAACAAGCTGTATTGGTACTTATTGGTTTGATTAGCTTATTAGCCGTGGGCACGTTTAGCCGCTTTTATTTAATGTCGTGGATTGGCGAACGCGTTAGTAACGATATTCGCAAAGCGGTGTTTAATCGCATTGTTACCTTGCACCCAAGCTACTTTGAAGAAAACCGCAGCGGCGAGCTTATGTCGCGTTTAACAACCGACACCACTTTATTGCAATCGATTATTGGCTCATCGTTTTCTATGGCACTGCGTAGCGCATTAATGTTGGTGGGCGGCTTAGTAATGCTGTTAGTGACTAACTTAAAGCTTACCCTTGTCGTTGTTGCTTGTGTGCCACTTGTATTAGTTCCCATGATGGTATTTGGTAAAAAGGTGCGAAAACTTGCAAGTTCTAGCCAAGATGCAATAGCCGACATAAGCACCTATGCCGGCGAGATAATTCAAAACATTAAAGTAGTACAAAGCTATAGCCATGAAGCACAAGAGCAGCACGCTTTTGCACTTGAAACCGAAAAAGCCTTTAGTGTGGCCAAAAGCCGTATTAAGCAACGCTCGTTTTTAATTGCAGCGGTCATATTTTTAACTTTTAGTGCCATAAGCGCAATGCTTTGGGTAGGCGGTAGTGACGTATTAGCAGGTACTATGACTGGCGGTGAACTAGGAGCCTTTGTGTTTTACGCTATTATGGTGGCTATGTCGGTGGCAACCGTTGCAGAGGTTTACGGCGAGCTGCAACGTGCAGCAGGTGCTGCGGCGCGCTTACTAGAGCTACTTGCCGTTAAAAGCGAAATAGAAAACCCAATCACTTCACAAGACGATGAGCTATTAGTAAACACTAATAGCCCCGCTATCGAACTTGAAAACATTAGCTTTAACTACCCATCTCGTCCCGATGTAAGCGCGCTTAACAAAATAAGCTTAACTATAGAGCAAGGCAAAACCGTTGCCATTGTTGGCCCCTCTGGCGCAGGTAAAACGACGTTATTTGAATTACTACAGCGCTTTTACGACCCTGCTCACGGCGCGATTAGATTTCATGATGTAAATATTAAAGACTTATCGCTTAATGTCCTCAGAGGTAAAATGGGCATGGTGGCACAAAACCCTATTTTGTTTAGCTCAGACGTAATGCATAACATTCGTTACGGCAACCCTAATGCCACTGACGAGCAAGTATACGCCGCTGCAAAACATGCCCACGCTGATGAATTTATTAAACATTTACCGCAAGGTTATAACAGCTTTTTAGGTGAGCAAGGGGTAAGGCTTTCGGGCGGGCAAAAGCAGCGTATTGTATTGGCACGCGCTATTTTAAAAGACCCTGAAATACTACTTTTAGATGAAGCAACCAGTGCACTCGATGCGCAAAGTGAGCACCATGTTCAAGCCGCGCTTGAGCACTTAATGCAAAATCGCACCACGTTAATTATTGCCCATAGACTGGCAACGGTTAAACATGCAGATGTAATTGTGGTAATGGAAAATGGGGAAATAAAAGCGACAGGGAGCCACCAGCAATTGCTAGCAAGCTCCCCTTTGTATCAGCGTCTTTGTGAATTGCAGTTCAACAAAAACTAA